The Thermodesulfobacteriota bacterium genome has a segment encoding these proteins:
- a CDS encoding 4-(cytidine 5'-diphospho)-2-C-methyl-D-erythritol kinase gives MIEDAVETGRSLTLRAPAKVNLFLEVRGRRSDGYHDLRMFLAAVSLFDRLEVEALPEEGRIEVEVEGAAGVPGGEENLCHRAARIYFAESGVRGGARVRVAKRVPAGAGLGGGSSDAAATILGLERLWHRPLSAAARARCAFGVGADVPFFFARGPAWVEGIGESVTPAAPFEPLWLVLVHPGAFLSTARVFSLLTPGLTSPGAAHTIAQFNFRGFVEALRNDLEGTARGLEPRVGEALDLLGAAGAAGRLMSGSGSSVFGLFPGEEAARRAGARLEREAGSRGWRVDVVHTLAPGAFPFVA, from the coding sequence GTGATCGAAGACGCCGTGGAGACAGGGCGGAGCCTCACGCTCCGGGCGCCGGCCAAGGTGAACCTCTTCCTCGAGGTGCGCGGCCGGCGGTCCGACGGCTACCACGACCTGCGCATGTTCCTGGCGGCGGTGAGCCTCTTCGATCGGCTCGAGGTCGAGGCGCTGCCCGAGGAGGGGCGCATCGAGGTAGAGGTGGAAGGCGCGGCGGGGGTGCCGGGGGGCGAGGAGAACCTCTGCCACCGGGCGGCCCGGATCTACTTTGCAGAGAGCGGCGTCCGGGGGGGCGCTCGGGTGAGGGTCGCCAAGAGGGTTCCCGCGGGGGCCGGGCTGGGGGGAGGGTCCAGCGACGCCGCGGCGACCATCCTGGGCCTGGAGCGCCTGTGGCACCGGCCGCTTTCGGCGGCCGCCAGGGCGCGGTGCGCCTTCGGGGTAGGGGCCGATGTGCCCTTTTTTTTCGCCCGGGGACCCGCGTGGGTAGAGGGGATCGGGGAATCCGTCACTCCCGCGGCCCCCTTCGAGCCGCTGTGGCTCGTGCTGGTCCACCCCGGCGCGTTTCTGTCTACGGCACGGGTGTTTTCGCTCCTCACTCCGGGGTTGACATCCCCCGGGGCGGCCCATACCATAGCGCAGTTCAATTTTCGGGGGTTTGTCGAAGCCCTTCGCAACGACCTGGAAGGAACGGCTCGGGGGCTGGAGCCGAGGGTCGGAGAGGCCCTGGACCTCCTGGGGGCCGCCGGCGCGGCGGGGCGCCTCATGTCGGGTTCGGGCTCGTCGGTGTTCGGCCTGTTTCCCGGGGAAGAGGCGGCGCGCAGGGCCGGGGCCCGGCTGGAACGGGAAGCCGGAAGCCGGGGCTGGCGGGTCGACGTGGTCCATACCCTGGCGCCGGGTGCGTTTCCGTTTGTCGCGTGA